Genomic segment of Flavobacteriales bacterium:
CAGGCAATCGAAGAAATGAGTCAGGCAGAAAGGAAGGCTCAAATGGAAGAATTTATTGAGCAGAACAAGCGAAATCTGGATAGCTTTATGGCCGAACAGCAGGCAAGAGAAAAGAAAAATAATACCCGACTTTTTATACGTTTAGGGCTTTTGGTCATAACAATTATTGCTCTAATTGTGAGCAGAGTAAACAAAAAGAAGGCTCAAGCTAACGAGTAAACGGGTTGTATTGTTTCTCAAAACCAATGGTGGTTGATTGGCCATGGCCAGGATAAACGACAAATTCATCCGGCAATGTATAAAGTTGATTTTTTATTGATTCGATTAACGTTTTGTGATTGCCTCCAGGCAAATCGGTGCGACCAATGCTTTGACGGAAAAGCACATCGCCACCAATAATAAATTTCTGTTCGGTTGCCACAAAGCACACGCTTCCCGGTGAGTGACCTGGAGTAAAAAGCATGGATAATTCGGAGTTTCCAAAGCTAATCTTTTTTGAAACATCCAAAAAAGCATCCGGCTTTGGTGATTCATCGTAACTCAATTGATACAACATTGCTGTGCGATGCCCCGATTCAAGTACAGGCATATCCATCTCGTGGGCATAAAATGGTATATCGAACTTTTGTTTGATATAGTTATTGCCAAAAATATGATCGATATGGCAATGTGTGTTGAGTAAAAATTTCGGTTTAAGTTTTTCATATTCAATGTATTGTGAAAGTAGTTGTTGCTCGGTGGCATCATAGCACCCAGGGTCAATTATCACACATTCTTTGGTTTCGTCAAACAGTATATAGGTGTTTTCCGCAAAAGGATTAAACTCAAATTTTTCGATAGAAATCATGCCTGCGAAAATAACTTCAACGAACGATTTAGCCACAGGCAAAAAGGTATGATTGAACTCCATATCTTTGTGTTGAGATGAATTTGGATTACAAAACAATTAACAAAGCCCTTTGGAATAAGCGAACCGAAAGTCATATTGATTCGGATTTTTATGACAACGAAAGTTTTATGCAGGGTAGAAATTCTTTGAATGAGATTGAGATGGAATTTTTAACCGATATCAAGGGTAAATCCATACTTCATTTGCAATGTCATTTTGGACAAGATAGCATTTCGTTGGCTCGCTTGGGGGCAATGGTAACCGGAGCAGATATTTCGGATGCATCCATAAAAATGGCAGAGGAAATGGCCGCAAAAATGAATGTTCCATCCACCTTTATTTGTTCTGACCTATATGAATTGCCCAATGTATTGAATCAAAAATTTGATATGGTTTTTACCTCTTATGGCACCATTGGCTGGTTGCCCGATGTTGAGAAATGGGCTTCAGTCGTTTCCCATTTTTTAAAGCCCGGTGGCCACTTTGTAATGGCAGATTTTCATCCGGTGGTATGGATGTATGACGATGATTTTAAAGAGGTTACTTATCGTTATTTTAATGCCGAACCAATTATTGAGCAAAGCGAAGGTAGCTATGCAGACACAGATTCACCCATTTCGTTACCATCTATAGGTTGGAATCATGGGATGGCCGAAATCCTTTCTGCATTGATGCATAATAATGTTCAGATTAAAACTTTTCGCGAATACGACTATTCGCCCTATCCATGCTTTCGGCACACAGAGGAGTTTGCCCCAAATAAATTTCGAATTAAACATTTCGGAGATAAAATACCGATGGTTTATGCCATTGTGGGGGAGAGGAATGGGTGAGTAATGATAAGTAAAACTTAAAAATTATAAAAATAACTTTTGGTGATTTTGCAAATATGAAAATTTGTAAATTCGGCCTAATATTTAGCATAAATATAATATGGAGCATATTTATTTAATAATCGTAACCTAATAATGAAAATATTTAAAAACTTTTTTAAATCAGACAACGGAAATGAACGCAAACAACAAGACCCAATTGTTAAAACTTCGTTGACTTTCGAAGAACTTTCTCGAGGTGATGTAATTGTCTCAAAGCCTTATGCAACACATAACCTTTTTGAAAAGACAGTCATTCTCATACTTAATAAAAATGAAAAAAGTATTTCCGGAATTATCTTGAATAAATCGGTTGGTTTAACTCTTAAAGATTGGCATTCACATTTTAATTCTTCAGATTTTCCAATTATGTGCGGAGGACCAGCTCAAGAAGATAAAATTTTTGTTCTTAATAAATATGATACTTTACTAAAATCGAATGTTAAAATTTCTGACAAAATATATTTTAGTTCGAATATAGAAGAGGTGTTTACTTGGCTGGATTATAAAAAGTTCTCTACCAAGGACATTAGAATCTTCAGAGGTGTGACTGGCTGGAGAATTGAGCAGTTTCGAACGGAAATGGAAGAAGGTGCGTGGAACATTTTTAGGGTAAATGGTTTTCAACTTTCTGATTCCGATAATCCCGATTTATGGTATGAATTTTATCCTGATTTTCAAGTGGAACCAGATTTCAAAATTTACCCACGACTAAAACATAATTTGAATCATGCAATGTATAAAGAAAACAAAATTACTGAAGGGGAATTTATAGAAGCTGATGAAAGACACTTTATATATCAAGACTTCCTATCGGATGATTTAACAATTGTTTTTGTACGTGATGTTGGTTCATATTATCAATACTTGAATGGCGATTTTTTTGAGCAATATCCTCATTTTGATGTCGAGATGTTATTAAGACTCGCAATTTGGAATCTTGAAGAAGATATTTTAGATAATATTCAATTGCAGAGTGACCCAGAAGATGTTATTATGCTAATGGCAGGCGGAGAGTTTGAATCATCTTTAATTCTTAGTTCTGGAGTTTTGGCTAATTTACATAGAAATTTTGGTAACAATTTAATCATGGCAATTCCAACCAGAGATTTGTTACTTTTTTGTAAAGGAGGTAATGAGGTAGCCCTTGTAAATATGAAAAATATGGTTGAACATTACTTTAAAAATCCTGAAACCAAAGGCATTCTATCGAAGGGTATCTACAAAATCGAAAACTCTTTGATAGAACTTCTGGAGTCGGCCTTTTAACATATTTATTTCCAAGCAGATTATTTGCTTTTACCATTCTACTATTTCCCTCAAATGAGAGGAATAATCCTTTTATAAAGTTCCCATTTTTTAAAGCCTGGTGACCAATTTGTGATGGCAGATTTTCATCCGGTGGTATGGATGTATGACGATGATTTTAAAGAAGTTACATATCGTTATTTTAATGCCCAACCAATTGTTGAGCAAAACGAAGGCAGCTATGCAGACACAGATGCACCCATTTCGTTACCATCTATAGGTTGGAATCATGGCATGGCCGAAATCCTTTCTGCATTGATGAATAATAACGTTCAGATTGAGACTTTTCGCGAATACGACTATTCGCCCTATCCATGCTTTCGACACACAGAAGAGTTTGCCCCAAATAAATTTCGGATTAAACATTTCGGAGATAAAATACCAATGGTTTATGCCATTGTGGGGGAGAAGGAAGGTTAATGAGCAAAATCGGCTCAAATCTGATAAATCAATGCAAACGACAAAAATGAAAACAAACGATTAATACTTATTTTTGACTGGTGCTCACATGGTGTGTACAGATTGATTTTATAAACAATAAGTTTTGGTTGAATGTTAAAAAAGAACGGGCAATCAATTCTTGGACAATTGAAGGAAAAAGGATAAAAAATGGATAAGAATATTTCAAATTTGTTAAAGGCCGAAAGTAAACAAATAGAAAAACTACAGGAGATTGTAAGAAAATCGTTGCAGGAAGAGGAGTTGATTACCCAAAATCTATTAAATCCTCCCAAAGAGCTGCTGAGTAGGGGGCAAAAAATTTCGGACAGAGTTGCCAAATTTGGTGGAAGTTGGGCATTTATAATTTCTTTTTTAGTCATTTTAACAGTTTGGATAGTTTTTAATATTACCGCCCCAAAAGGTGATGAATTCGACCCTTATCCATTCATATTGATGAATTTAATTCTTTCGTGTATTGCCGCGTTGCAAGCTCCCATAATTATGATGAGCCAAAATAGACAAGAAGAAAAGGATAGAAAACGCAGCGAAAATGATTATTTGATTAACCTAAAAGCAGAATTAGAAATACGGTCGTTGCACCAAAAAATTGATTTACTCGTGCAAGAACAAATCAAAGTTTTATACGATAATCAAGCAAAACAAATGGAAATGTTAAAGAAGATTGAATCAAAGTAGCCCTTTTTGGCATACACCAAATTGCTCACATAGAGCTACCAAATGGATGGATATTTGACACTATCCCGAAAAATTTATTCCTCCTTTATTTCTGCCACTCTGACTAAGGTTCTTCGACTGTGCATTGCTCAAAAAAAGGCATATAAAACTTAGAACAGCTAAAACTCTTTTCATGATCAAATAAACGAAGTTTTAGTTACTTTATTGGCCTCCAAGCCTTTATGTTTCTCGCAATCTATTAAAGGTGTATCACTTCGCCATAAGCAGCGGCGGCGGCTTCCATAACGGCCTCACTCATAGTGGGGTGCGGGTGTACGGTTTTAATGATTTCGTGTCCTGTGGTTTCCAATTTTCGGGCAGCAACCACTTCGGCAATCATTTCCGTTACGTTCATACCTATCATGTGAGCACCTAAAAATTCGCCATACTTGGCATCGAAAATTACCTTAACAAAACCTTCTTTGGCTCCGGCGGCACTCGCCTTTCCGCTGGCCGAAAATGGGAATTTGCCCACTTTAATTTCGTATCCTGCTTCTTTTGCTTTTGCCTCCGTATAACCAACCGAGGAAATTTCAGGAGAAGTGTAGGTGCAACCCGGAATGTTTCCATAGTCAAGCGGTTCGGGGTGGTGTCCGGCTATTTTTTCAACACAGATAATGCCTTCAGCACTTGCCACGTGTGCCAATGCCGGCCCAGGAACGATGTCGCCAATAGCATAAATACCTGCTACATTGGTTTGGTAGAAATCATCTACCAACACCCGGCCTTTGTCGGTTTTTATTCCCATGGTTTCAAGACCAATACCCTCAATATTGGTTTGAACGCCAACCGCCGACAAAACGATTTCGACGTTCATTTCTTCCATTCCTTTGGCTGTTTTTATAGATACTTTACAGTCTTTTCCGCTGGTATCCACTTTTTCTACCGATGATGATGTCATCACCTTTATACCTTGTTTTTTAAATTCTTTCTCAAGTGTTTTTGATACCTCTTCGTCCTCGTTTGGAACAATGTTAGGCATAAATTCAACTAAGGTAACTTCTGTATCCATGGCATTATAAAAATAGGCAAACTCGCTGCCTATGGCACCGCTACCCACAATAACCATGGACTTTGGCAAACTTGGCAATGCCAATGCTTCGTGATATCCAATTATTTTTTTGTGATCTATTTTTAAATGTGGCAACTCTCGCTCTCTTGCACCTGTGGCCAAGATAATGTTTTTGGCTTCAACAGTAGTTTTTTGACCATTGTTATCCACCTCCACTTTTCCTTTGCCTACCAGCCTGCCAAAACCTGTAATAACTTCAATTTTGTTTTTTTTCATTAAAAACTGAATGCCTTTACTCATTCCGTTGGCCACATCCCGACTGCGTTTTACCACTGCCGGAAAATCTGCATTTGCATCTTTTACACTTATTCCATAGTCGGCAGCATGATGAATGTACTGAAAAACCTGAGCCGATTTTAGAAGGGCTTTGGTGGGAATACATCCCCAGTTTAAACAAACGCCGCCCAATTCTGATTTTTCAACCACCGCCACTTTCATGCCTAATTGTGCACCTCTAATAGCTGCAACATATCCTCCGGGTCCGCTTCCAATTACCAATAAATCAAATGCCATGTTCTATATTTTGTGGCAAATTTAGGGTTTAGTTTTGAAACAACTGTTTCTTTTCACAGCTCCTAATCGATAACTCGAAAAACTACATTTCAATAATGCAATCACAAATCGAAAACGGATTTAAAGCCCACTAAAATTGATTTTACACGTGGGTCGTATAAATAAGGTTTGTTCAGCAGTTGACTATAGAACAAGCCATTTCGAACCTGCAGTTCTAAATCCCAAGTGTGATAAACAATGTTTTTTGGCAACTTTGGTTCCATATATTTTTTAACAAATGGATAAAGCCAAACATCAAATGAAATGGCTGAAATATGTTGATTTTTTAGTTGTGCCAAAATGGAAACTGCGGCCTTTTGTTGCTCTGGCTGGGTTTTCGATGCAATGTCTGTTGGTAGGTAGTAGCTAACATGAAAACCACTTTGCACAAATTCTGAAACGAAACTTGAGGTGGCCGTTGTTTCAAAAATAAGTTTGGATTTGAGTTTGAACCGAGCATCAAGTTTTATTAATTCCAATAAAATCTGGTCTTTATTGCTCGAATTTAGGTTTTTTACGTCCAACCAAATTTTATCCAATTTGTACGGATTTATTTCCAGTAAATATTGCTCTAAACTGATGCCGGGCATTGCTTTTTTTTCGCCATGTCCCACCATCAATTTGTCCGACATCAACACATCTATTTCGATAAATTTTAGGCCTGATTTCAATACTTCATTGCATTTTCCAAACGTGTTGGTTCGGTGAGACCCAATTTTTTGCAACAGTTGATTGGCTCTCAAAGAATCAACATTTTTTTGCGTCCAGTAAAACTCGTTTTCAACGTCCATGTATGGCAGTCGGCCATGTTTTGTTTTGAGTGTATCTATAAAAAAGCTGTTGCTAAATAGGTCGTATTTTGACTGATAATAGGGCGTTTTTACATCAAACATACTAAGCAATGTCTCAAAGACTACGTCGTTTGAAACCGGTTTGTTTACATTTTTTATAAGTTGATTTACCTTATCAGGATATGCTGTGTTGTATCGATCCGAAAACCAGAAATACATCGGTATTTGTGTCATCCGAAAAGTAAATTGTCCCACGTTGTGTCCTCTTTTTTCTTCCAAATCATCTCCGTGGTCGCTCATATAAAAAAGAGCCGATGTGGATTCTTTGTCACTTGATACTAATCCAATGATTTGACGCATAACCCAATCGTTATACTTCATGGAATTGTCGTAGTGCATCCAGTCCTCCAAGTTTTCATTTTTGCCATAGTCGGCTCTTGCTCTTGAGCGGATTCCGGCAAAGGTTTCGGTGGGGTAACGTTCGTCATAATTGGCATGATTGCCCATTAAATGCACAAACACAACCCGATTTTTTTCGGTTTTGTCGGCCAAAATCTCTTTCAGTTCAGGAATTAGATTTTCATCATAGGGCGAGTTGGAAACCGTTTCGCCGATATTTTTGTTGATAAAATATTTTTTCTGACATCCTTCAGCAATTGCCGAAACCACATTGTCCCAGTTACTCAGTTTTACCTGATTGCTGAGCCAAACCGTCTCAAAATCAGCCGAGTTGAGTACACTAATGAGCGTTGGAACTTGCGTATAATCCAAACCGTTGTACTGGTTGGCCTGCGTTAATGCTTGTTGCAGCACCATGATGGTGTGTGTGTGGCAAGAAAAAGCATTTTGCATTACCACCAATTGATTGTTGGCTTTCATAGAATCTAAAAAGGGAGAGGTTTTTTTGTGATAACCGTAGAGAGATAAATGCTCTTTGCATTGCGATTCGCCAATTACCACAATGTATGTTTCGCCCTTTTTCTCTTTAGATGCTTCTAATTTTTTATTTTGGGCAAACGAATTTTGAACCTGATTGAATTTTGCAATTTCGTGATAGTAGCGACATCGGGCGGTATAAAACTCGTTTAAAAACTGACTTTGAAAAAGCAACAAAATGCCCGAAACGCCTATAACGCAAGCCATAATTACAAATGAATTTGACCAGGTTCGGTTGTTTTTATACGAAAAGAAAAACCAATTAAGCAGTGGTATTCCAATGATAACCAAGCCGGCCAAAATTGCCCAAATGTGCAATTCTCTGGATACAAATTCAACCATTTCTGTGCTGTTGCTCTGTAAAACAGAAACGATTGCTTCAAAATCCATTTTATACCCAAATCTCCAGTAATTAAAAGAGAAAATAGAACAAAACGCAATGCCTGCCATGCTAATATAACCAATCAGCGATTGCATCACATTTCGCCATATATTAGAAGAAATAAAGCTGGACATGTAGCTGGATAGTGCTAAAAAAAGGC
This window contains:
- a CDS encoding DUF1003 domain-containing protein: MDKNISNLLKAESKQIEKLQEIVRKSLQEEELITQNLLNPPKELLSRGQKISDRVAKFGGSWAFIISFLVILTVWIVFNITAPKGDEFDPYPFILMNLILSCIAALQAPIIMMSQNRQEEKDRKRSENDYLINLKAELEIRSLHQKIDLLVQEQIKVLYDNQAKQMEMLKKIESK
- a CDS encoding class I SAM-dependent methyltransferase, with the protein product MNLDYKTINKALWNKRTESHIDSDFYDNESFMQGRNSLNEIEMEFLTDIKGKSILHLQCHFGQDSISLARLGAMVTGADISDASIKMAEEMAAKMNVPSTFICSDLYELPNVLNQKFDMVFTSYGTIGWLPDVEKWASVVSHFLKPGGHFVMADFHPVVWMYDDDFKEVTYRYFNAEPIIEQSEGSYADTDSPISLPSIGWNHGMAEILSALMHNNVQIKTFREYDYSPYPCFRHTEEFAPNKFRIKHFGDKIPMVYAIVGERNG
- a CDS encoding phosphoethanolamine transferase, translating into MATIKISKKWINISAISWLIVSVFLLFITLKPYNKSFKNIDSKTYRYADYTTDTLAYTVDYNGIVDAVARGNHKAIFAITANVDFDFRLRSKTKFEGQKARIYLWRNEIFEDSFDVDYASKKTYCFDIKKDENIRIWTKSLTEQAEVGFKLERVTLFYQLSLYAIIFIWVAVALWFVFALKVRHILLPSVIFLLGILNEHLYLTDHGYVGMLGILLTSLFLALSSYMSSFISSNIWRNVMQSLIGYISMAGIAFCSIFSFNYWRFGYKMDFEAIVSVLQSNSTEMVEFVSRELHIWAILAGLVIIGIPLLNWFFFSYKNNRTWSNSFVIMACVIGVSGILLLFQSQFLNEFYTARCRYYHEIAKFNQVQNSFAQNKKLEASKEKKGETYIVVIGESQCKEHLSLYGYHKKTSPFLDSMKANNQLVVMQNAFSCHTHTIMVLQQALTQANQYNGLDYTQVPTLISVLNSADFETVWLSNQVKLSNWDNVVSAIAEGCQKKYFINKNIGETVSNSPYDENLIPELKEILADKTEKNRVVFVHLMGNHANYDERYPTETFAGIRSRARADYGKNENLEDWMHYDNSMKYNDWVMRQIIGLVSSDKESTSALFYMSDHGDDLEEKRGHNVGQFTFRMTQIPMYFWFSDRYNTAYPDKVNQLIKNVNKPVSNDVVFETLLSMFDVKTPYYQSKYDLFSNSFFIDTLKTKHGRLPYMDVENEFYWTQKNVDSLRANQLLQKIGSHRTNTFGKCNEVLKSGLKFIEIDVLMSDKLMVGHGEKKAMPGISLEQYLLEINPYKLDKIWLDVKNLNSSNKDQILLELIKLDARFKLKSKLIFETTATSSFVSEFVQSGFHVSYYLPTDIASKTQPEQQKAAVSILAQLKNQHISAISFDVWLYPFVKKYMEPKLPKNIVYHTWDLELQVRNGLFYSQLLNKPYLYDPRVKSILVGFKSVFDL
- a CDS encoding YqgE/AlgH family protein — translated: MKIFKNFFKSDNGNERKQQDPIVKTSLTFEELSRGDVIVSKPYATHNLFEKTVILILNKNEKSISGIILNKSVGLTLKDWHSHFNSSDFPIMCGGPAQEDKIFVLNKYDTLLKSNVKISDKIYFSSNIEEVFTWLDYKKFSTKDIRIFRGVTGWRIEQFRTEMEEGAWNIFRVNGFQLSDSDNPDLWYEFYPDFQVEPDFKIYPRLKHNLNHAMYKENKITEGEFIEADERHFIYQDFLSDDLTIVFVRDVGSYYQYLNGDFFEQYPHFDVEMLLRLAIWNLEEDILDNIQLQSDPEDVIMLMAGGEFESSLILSSGVLANLHRNFGNNLIMAIPTRDLLLFCKGGNEVALVNMKNMVEHYFKNPETKGILSKGIYKIENSLIELLESAF
- a CDS encoding MBL fold metallo-hydrolase, which gives rise to MISIEKFEFNPFAENTYILFDETKECVIIDPGCYDATEQQLLSQYIEYEKLKPKFLLNTHCHIDHIFGNNYIKQKFDIPFYAHEMDMPVLESGHRTAMLYQLSYDESPKPDAFLDVSKKISFGNSELSMLFTPGHSPGSVCFVATEQKFIIGGDVLFRQSIGRTDLPGGNHKTLIESIKNQLYTLPDEFVVYPGHGQSTTIGFEKQYNPFTR
- the lpdA gene encoding dihydrolipoyl dehydrogenase, producing the protein MAFDLLVIGSGPGGYVAAIRGAQLGMKVAVVEKSELGGVCLNWGCIPTKALLKSAQVFQYIHHAADYGISVKDANADFPAVVKRSRDVANGMSKGIQFLMKKNKIEVITGFGRLVGKGKVEVDNNGQKTTVEAKNIILATGARERELPHLKIDHKKIIGYHEALALPSLPKSMVIVGSGAIGSEFAYFYNAMDTEVTLVEFMPNIVPNEDEEVSKTLEKEFKKQGIKVMTSSSVEKVDTSGKDCKVSIKTAKGMEEMNVEIVLSAVGVQTNIEGIGLETMGIKTDKGRVLVDDFYQTNVAGIYAIGDIVPGPALAHVASAEGIICVEKIAGHHPEPLDYGNIPGCTYTSPEISSVGYTEAKAKEAGYEIKVGKFPFSASGKASAAGAKEGFVKVIFDAKYGEFLGAHMIGMNVTEMIAEVVAARKLETTGHEIIKTVHPHPTMSEAVMEAAAAAYGEVIHL